In a single window of the Mesoplodon densirostris isolate mMesDen1 chromosome 18, mMesDen1 primary haplotype, whole genome shotgun sequence genome:
- the LYRM9 gene encoding LYR motif-containing protein 9, which translates to MAPLPGAELVQRPLQLYRYLLRCCRQLPTKGIQEHYKHAVRQSFRVHSDEDNPERIQQIIKRAIEDADWILNKYKKQN; encoded by the exons ATGGCCCCGCTACCGGGGGCAGAGCTGGTCCAGAGGCCGCTGCAGCTCTACCGATACCTGCTGCGCTGTTGCCGGCAGCTGCCAACCAAGGGCATCCAGGAGCATTATAAGCATGCTGTCAGGCAG AGTTTCCGAGTTCATTCGGATGAAGACAACCCTGAGAGGATCCAGCAGATTATTAAAAGAGCCATTGAAGATGCTGACTGGATCCTGAACAAG TATAAAAAACAGAACTGA